The genomic segment GCCGAAAAGTCGGCCGATTGAATATTGAGCGCCTCGAACATTTTGCGGCAGTCCTCCAGCACGTGTTTATGCTGCTTTTCGGTCAACTCCGCAATTTCGCGGCTGGACATGGTTAATGTTTGTGCAATGGTTAAATTTTGCATGCAGATATACCTCGTTGGTTAAAACGATAATGGAACCCCGGCACGATACCGGGGCAGGATGAGTGATTAGTGGCGTTGCAGGAACTGGCTAACGTTCGCCTGTTGCCATTTTTCGAGCGCGTGGGTTATCCTTGTTTCTTATTTTTTACGGTGCCGCCAGTTAAGGCAAAAAACACCAGCCGGACCTGAAAGACAGAAAACAGATTATTTAAAGAGTAAAGGTTAAATTTGCTTTTTATTGCATCAAGCATCTTTTCAACTGTTACGTAAGCAACATCACGCGCTGCTGCAATCTCTTTTTTGGATAGGCCAAGAGAAAAGAGCATTGCTGTTTCAAGCTGCTCTATCGTGGTCAGCTCAGGGAAAACATCACGGAATTTCTCTACTTGCTTTACGTCGAAGGACTTCATGCTGCACCCTCAACTTTCAGTAGGTGGATACGCTGACGCGGGGTCAGATGCTTCGAGGCGAATGCAAAATGAA from the Candidatus Sodalis pierantonius str. SOPE genome contains:
- a CDS encoding helix-turn-helix transcriptional regulator is translated as MKSFDVKQVEKFRDVFPELTTIEQLETAMLFSLGLSKKEIAAARDVAYVTVEKMLDAIKSKFNLYSLNNLFSVFQVRLVFFALTGGTVKNKKQG